The genomic DNA CCCTCAGCGTGGATAGTCTCAACCCCCCTGAAATAGAGGCTGCAGTGGATTGCGGCGTCGACATGATCCTGAGCCTGGACCTTGGAAACTACAGGGAAGTTCTAGGGTCACTCAGAAAAAACAGTGTACCTGCAGTGATACTACCAACAGACTACAGCGAAGGATGGGTCCCTGAAACGGTTGAGGAGAGGGTTGAGGCCCTGGAGAAACTCAAAGGAAAATGCAGGGGTATAGATGTAATAGCCGACCCTGTGCTTGATCCGGTAAACAGCAGAAGCATAGTGGAATCTGTAATGGCATGCAGAATGTACACAGAGAGAAACCCCGACCCTGTATTCTTTGGTGTTGGGAACGTGACCGAACTCCTTGACGCTGACTCCACAGGGGTGAATGCACTTCTCGCTGGTTTTGGAATGGAACTTGGTGTGAGCATACTATTCACACCAGAGGAGAGCGGAAAAGCACTTGGAAGCGTTCATGAACTCTCAGTGGCATCAAAGATGATGTTCCTGGCCAAAAACAGGGGTTCTGTACCCAAGGACCTTGGAATAAACCTTGTACTATTCAAGGATAAGAGAAAACCCAGCACGATAGTTGAGGAAATCAGCGTACCCACCATTGAGGCAGAGGGGGGCATGAAGTTCGTCAGAGACAGGTGCGGCAGCTTCAAGATCATGGTTGAGGATGATAGGATAAAGGCGGTACTCTATGATAAAACAGAGCCTGTAATTGCCTTCACATCAGATAGCGCCAAAAGGTTATATGAGGAGATTATAAATAGAAAACTTGTAAGCAGACTTGAACATGCAGCCTACCTTGGATCAGAATTACAGAAGGCAGAAATAGCCCTGAGGACAGGCAAGGGTTATGTTCAGGATTTTGAACTCTTTGAAAGGTCAATATTTGAAAATGGTCAGCGTTAATTAAATGGGTTATCACTTGTTTTTACACATAGGGAGAGTTTAGATGCAGTGCACCAGATGTGGATCAGAAAGGGTCATAATAAACAGGAAATACTCTGGACAGATGCTCTGCAGCGAATGCTTCATAGAAACCACCAGAAAGAAGGTGATGAGGGATATAAGAAAATACAGGCTTATAGAAAGGGGTGACAGGGTCCTTGTGGGGCTTTCAGGTGGAAAGGACAGCGTCATGGTCACCGACATCCTCGATGAACTCAGAAACAGAAACATAATAGGACTTGAGGCTGTAACCATCGATGAGGGCATATCAGGTTACAGGGAGGATGGGGTAAGGATTGCCAGGAGGTTCTGTGCCGAGAGGGATATACCCCACAGGGTTGTCACGCTGGAGGATTATGCAGGCATAACACTGGATGAGATCATGAGAAACCCATCAAGGGGGGCATGCACATACTGCGGAGTTTTCAGACGCTGGATACTGAACAGGGAGGCCAGAAAGAGTGGGGCAACAAAGATAGCAACCGGCCACAACCTGGACGATGAGTGCCAGGCCATAGTCATGAATTACCTGGAGGGGAACCTTGAAAACCTCACAAGGATAGGTCCCATGACATCCACGGCCGGCGGAAGGTTCATACCAAAGATCAAACCCCTCAGGGAGATACCTGAAAGGGAGGTTGGACTCTACGTTCTCGCAAGGGGCCTTGATGTCCACCTTGCAGGCTGCCCCTATGCATCTGGCTCATTCAGAAGGGAAATAGGTGACTTCCTCAAGCAAATATCCGTGAAACGCCCCACCATAATGTACTCCACACTCAGGGGCTTTGATAAAATAAAGGAGACCCTTATAAGGGATATGGATGGCAGCAGGAAATCGGGGACGTGTTTACGCTGCGGTGAGCCATCATCGGGCAGGTTATGTAAGGCATGCACATTCATAAACGAATTAGGGGTGAATGAAGATGAAGTTCACAGTGATCACAGATGATGGAAAAAGAGTAATGGAATCTGAAGAAAAAAAGAAGATTAAGGACATCCTCCAGGAACTCCAGATCCCACTGGAGACCGCCGTTGTTAAAAGGAACAGTGAGATAGTGATAGAGGAAGAGGAAATATCTGATGGGGATATTATTGAGATAATACGGGTAATCTACGGGGGTTAGGTGGGTCAGTGGATGAAGGTATACTATGAATGCGCTCCATGTTTCCTGAGGCAGGCAAGGGAGGCCCTTGACCTTGCAACAGACGACGAGGACCTCAAACTCCAGGTGATGGTTAAGGTAGTTGAACTCCTCAATGAAAGATTCAGGAAGGGGCAGGTGTCAAATGAACTCGGAACAGCAATGCACAGGCTCATAAAGGAGATGACAGGCTCAGAGGATCCCTACATCATGGAGAAGAGGCGGTGCAACGAGATCGCATCCAGGTTCCTGCCCCTTGCTGAGGAGTACCTCCAGAAACACGGCGACCTGGAAAGTCATGTTAAGGTTGCAATAACAGGCAACATAA from Methanothermobacter sp. includes the following:
- a CDS encoding dihydropteroate synthase-like protein is translated as MRVLIITGKLASGTVKEAVSASSHEIHVHVVNTPIAAFLTPRKIISEIHKINFSDETPDMIIVPGLIPKDVKVVWDETGIPAYKGPTDAADLPIVLDMLDELELSTRKPADRLIEEEQRRRALQFIEGFENDAGKRKELLERDENLLIGNLPVGRDFPMRVLAEVANAPLLLKEGKLRERIEYFIRSGADMIDLGMLAGEDNSDLLPEIIETARSAAPNIPLSVDSLNPPEIEAAVDCGVDMILSLDLGNYREVLGSLRKNSVPAVILPTDYSEGWVPETVEERVEALEKLKGKCRGIDVIADPVLDPVNSRSIVESVMACRMYTERNPDPVFFGVGNVTELLDADSTGVNALLAGFGMELGVSILFTPEESGKALGSVHELSVASKMMFLAKNRGSVPKDLGINLVLFKDKRKPSTIVEEISVPTIEAEGGMKFVRDRCGSFKIMVEDDRIKAVLYDKTEPVIAFTSDSAKRLYEEIINRKLVSRLEHAAYLGSELQKAEIALRTGKGYVQDFELFERSIFENGQR
- a CDS encoding TIGR00269 family protein, with translation MQCTRCGSERVIINRKYSGQMLCSECFIETTRKKVMRDIRKYRLIERGDRVLVGLSGGKDSVMVTDILDELRNRNIIGLEAVTIDEGISGYREDGVRIARRFCAERDIPHRVVTLEDYAGITLDEIMRNPSRGACTYCGVFRRWILNREARKSGATKIATGHNLDDECQAIVMNYLEGNLENLTRIGPMTSTAGGRFIPKIKPLREIPEREVGLYVLARGLDVHLAGCPYASGSFRREIGDFLKQISVKRPTIMYSTLRGFDKIKETLIRDMDGSRKSGTCLRCGEPSSGRLCKACTFINELGVNEDEVHSDHR
- a CDS encoding MoaD/ThiS family protein, with amino-acid sequence MKFTVITDDGKRVMESEEKKKIKDILQELQIPLETAVVKRNSEIVIEEEEISDGDIIEIIRVIYGG